A single genomic interval of Falco cherrug isolate bFalChe1 chromosome 8, bFalChe1.pri, whole genome shotgun sequence harbors:
- the LOC102054340 gene encoding leukotriene C4 synthase isoform X1, producing the protein MGGGGNTCWCWVMRRLSCRVCSGGREVWRAAVLIYLARALVHSQRHEKSDRLAGHCHSFGSPGARANCSEYFPIFMSLLWVAGIFFHQGVAAACGLMYLYKRFKYFQGYSVAAQGRLGPLYASALLLWLLLGLAVAGLLAHFLLSRSSAWTTVLVWPRQLLGAW; encoded by the exons ATGGGCGGTGGAGGAAACACGTGTTGGTGCTGGGTGATGAGGAGGCTCAGCTGTAGGGTGTGCAGTGGTGGGAGGGAGGTTTGGAGAGCAGCTGTGCTCATCTACCTGGCTAGGGCTTTGGTCCACAGTCAGCGACATGAGAAATCAGATAGACTTGCTGGCCACTGTCACAGTTTTGGGAGTCCTGGAGCAAG GGCAAATTGCTCAGAGTACTTCCCCATCTTCATGTCGCTCCTCTGGGTTGCTGGAATCTTCTTTCATCAAG GTGTGGCTGCGGCGTGTGGGCTGATGTACCTCTACAAGCGCTTCAAGTACTTCCAGGGATACAGCGTGGCTGCACAGGGAAG GTTGGGGCCGCTGTACGCCAGTGCcttgctgctctggctgctgctggggctggcggTGGCCGGGCTCCTGGCACACTTCTTGCTGTCCCGCTCCTCTGCATGGACCACGGTGCTGGTGTGGCCCCGCCAGCTGCTTGGTGCCTGGTGA
- the LOC102054340 gene encoding leukotriene C4 synthase isoform X2, producing MRNQIDLLATVTVLGVLEQAYFVLQVIYARRKYKISPPETRGHPEFERIFRAQANCSEYFPIFMSLLWVAGIFFHQGVAAACGLMYLYKRFKYFQGYSVAAQGRLGPLYASALLLWLLLGLAVAGLLAHFLLSRSSAWTTVLVWPRQLLGAW from the exons ATGAGAAATCAGATAGACTTGCTGGCCACTGTCACAGTTTTGGGAGTCCTGGAGCAAG cctatTTTGTGCTGCAGGTGATCTATGCCCGGCGGAAGTACAAGATCTCCCCTCCTGAGACAAGAGGTCACCCTGAATTTGAGCGGATCTTCAGAGCTCA GGCAAATTGCTCAGAGTACTTCCCCATCTTCATGTCGCTCCTCTGGGTTGCTGGAATCTTCTTTCATCAAG GTGTGGCTGCGGCGTGTGGGCTGATGTACCTCTACAAGCGCTTCAAGTACTTCCAGGGATACAGCGTGGCTGCACAGGGAAG GTTGGGGCCGCTGTACGCCAGTGCcttgctgctctggctgctgctggggctggcggTGGCCGGGCTCCTGGCACACTTCTTGCTGTCCCGCTCCTCTGCATGGACCACGGTGCTGGTGTGGCCCCGCCAGCTGCTTGGTGCCTGGTGA